A genomic stretch from Methylorubrum extorquens includes:
- a CDS encoding RND efflux transporter, HME family, translocase subunit (Evidence 2b : Function from indirect experimental evidences (e.g. phenotypes); Product type t : transporter) — MNGIVALALRQRPLVILAFVLFVVGGLAAFQNLNIEAYPDPTPPMVDVVTQTDGLSAEEIERYVTIPIERITSGMPNLKQVRTISLYGLSDVKLQFGFEFDYLQAEQQVLNRLQQLDPLPAGAKPTISPISPIGEIFRYKLTAPPGYSVLDLRTLQEWVLKKRFRAVPGVIDAIGWGGKTKTIELSVDLDRLMAYGLSLANVVKTLNDSNLNVGGNRVAIGGQSAVVRAVGLIRDIDDINGTVLTQVGGAPVLVKDVATVTIGHQPRLGIAGMNDEDDIVQGIVLMRRGEKSTPSIEAVKVEVAKIEAAGILPPGVKIERIYDRADLIAVTTHTVLHNMVVGILLILAIQWLFLGNLRSALIVVATIPFALFFAVVILVARDESANLLSVGALDFGLIVDGTVIMVEAIFRRLSGHGIPGYPPPGLDAQSGRIALAASDVSRSIFFAAAIIVTGFLPLFTLTGVEGHIFGPMATTYAYALLGGLIATFTVTPALAAYLLPAHIEEKETILVRALDWMYRPAVRAALGARLVTVACVALIAVGVGLAARNLGSEFLPKLEEGNLWVRATMPATISLRESNGYVNEMRKIIASLPEVERVVSQHGRPDDGTDAAGFFNAEFFAPMKPLEQWRPGVDKETLTEEMLHKLQAAFPGVDFNLSQYLQDNVAEAVSGIKGENSFKIFGNDLQKLTDSAKSVMKVLSTVRGVEDLAVFQSLGQPTIEIDVDRVRAARYGLTPGDINTTVRTAIGGDSAGDLYDPGSERHYPIMVRLQPQFRQSIEAIANLRIAGQSPANGAPVQFPLSAVARVELVSGPAYIYREAQERYLPVKFSVRGRDLGSTIEEARARVANEVTLPPGYRLELVGEFNNMKGAIARLSVTVPIAVGIIAILLFMNFSSVVDSLLALSVIPMAMAGGILALSLTGTSFSVSAAIGFIALLGIAVMDGIIVLSFYNDLLAAGVQRVPAMLRTCYTQMRPVVMTCVVAGVGLLPAAFSTGVGSQVQKPLALVVVGGMALAPLLILLVLPVLILTFSRRKPAAHSEASDRVAAAQAHSPAEAH, encoded by the coding sequence ATGAACGGCATCGTCGCGCTCGCGCTCCGGCAACGGCCCCTCGTCATCCTCGCTTTCGTGCTGTTCGTGGTCGGCGGCTTGGCCGCCTTCCAGAACCTCAACATCGAGGCCTATCCCGACCCGACCCCGCCGATGGTCGATGTCGTGACCCAGACCGACGGCCTCTCGGCCGAGGAGATCGAGCGCTACGTCACGATCCCGATCGAGCGGATCACCTCGGGCATGCCGAACCTCAAACAGGTTCGCACCATCTCGCTCTACGGCCTGTCCGACGTGAAGCTGCAGTTCGGCTTCGAGTTCGACTACCTCCAGGCCGAGCAGCAGGTCTTGAACCGCCTGCAGCAGCTCGATCCGCTGCCGGCCGGCGCCAAGCCCACCATCTCGCCGATCAGCCCGATCGGCGAGATCTTCCGCTACAAGCTCACGGCGCCGCCGGGCTACAGCGTGCTCGACCTGCGCACGCTCCAGGAATGGGTGCTGAAGAAGCGCTTCCGCGCGGTGCCCGGCGTGATCGACGCTATCGGCTGGGGCGGCAAGACCAAGACCATCGAGCTCTCGGTCGATCTCGACCGGCTGATGGCCTACGGCCTCTCCCTCGCCAATGTCGTCAAGACCCTCAACGACAGCAACCTCAATGTCGGCGGCAACCGCGTCGCCATCGGCGGCCAGTCGGCGGTGGTGCGCGCGGTCGGCCTGATCCGCGACATCGACGACATCAACGGCACGGTGCTGACTCAGGTCGGCGGCGCGCCGGTGCTGGTCAAGGACGTGGCCACCGTCACGATCGGCCACCAGCCGCGGCTCGGCATCGCCGGGATGAACGACGAGGACGACATCGTCCAGGGCATCGTCCTGATGCGCCGCGGCGAGAAGTCGACGCCCTCGATCGAAGCCGTGAAAGTGGAGGTCGCCAAGATCGAGGCCGCCGGCATCCTGCCGCCGGGCGTGAAGATCGAGCGCATCTACGACCGCGCCGACCTGATCGCGGTCACCACCCACACCGTGCTGCACAACATGGTGGTGGGCATCCTGCTGATCCTCGCGATCCAGTGGCTGTTCCTCGGCAACCTGCGCTCGGCGCTCATCGTCGTGGCGACGATCCCGTTCGCCTTGTTCTTCGCCGTCGTCATCCTCGTGGCGCGCGACGAATCCGCCAACCTGCTCTCGGTCGGCGCGCTCGATTTCGGCCTCATCGTCGACGGCACCGTCATCATGGTCGAGGCGATCTTCCGGCGCCTGTCGGGCCACGGCATCCCCGGCTACCCGCCGCCGGGGCTCGACGCGCAATCGGGGCGCATCGCGCTCGCGGCCAGCGATGTCAGCCGCTCGATCTTCTTTGCCGCGGCGATCATCGTCACCGGCTTCCTGCCGCTCTTCACGCTCACCGGCGTCGAGGGCCACATCTTCGGGCCGATGGCGACGACCTATGCCTACGCCCTGCTCGGCGGCCTCATCGCCACCTTCACCGTCACGCCCGCGCTCGCCGCCTACCTTCTCCCCGCGCATATCGAGGAGAAGGAGACGATCCTCGTGCGCGCCCTCGACTGGATGTACCGCCCGGCGGTGCGCGCGGCGCTCGGCGCCCGGCTCGTTACCGTGGCCTGCGTCGCGCTGATCGCGGTCGGCGTCGGGCTGGCGGCGCGCAATCTCGGCTCGGAGTTCCTGCCGAAACTCGAAGAGGGCAATCTCTGGGTCCGCGCCACCATGCCGGCGACGATCTCGCTGCGGGAGAGCAACGGCTACGTCAACGAGATGCGCAAGATCATCGCCTCGCTGCCCGAGGTTGAGCGCGTGGTCTCGCAGCACGGGCGCCCGGACGACGGCACCGATGCGGCCGGCTTCTTCAACGCCGAGTTCTTCGCGCCGATGAAGCCGCTCGAACAGTGGCGCCCCGGCGTGGACAAGGAGACGCTCACCGAGGAGATGCTGCACAAGCTCCAGGCCGCCTTCCCCGGCGTCGATTTCAACCTGTCGCAATACCTTCAGGACAACGTCGCCGAGGCGGTCTCCGGCATCAAGGGCGAGAACTCGTTCAAGATCTTCGGCAACGACCTGCAGAAGCTCACCGACAGCGCGAAAAGCGTGATGAAGGTGCTCTCCACGGTCCGCGGCGTCGAGGATCTGGCGGTGTTCCAGTCGCTCGGCCAGCCGACCATCGAGATCGACGTGGACCGGGTGCGCGCCGCCCGCTACGGCCTGACGCCGGGCGACATCAACACCACGGTGCGCACCGCCATTGGCGGCGACTCGGCCGGCGACCTCTACGATCCCGGCTCCGAGCGGCACTACCCGATCATGGTGCGCCTCCAGCCCCAGTTCCGCCAGAGCATCGAGGCGATCGCCAACCTGCGCATCGCCGGCCAGAGCCCGGCCAACGGTGCGCCCGTGCAGTTCCCCCTGAGCGCTGTGGCGCGGGTCGAGCTCGTCTCCGGCCCCGCCTACATCTACCGCGAGGCGCAGGAGCGCTACCTGCCGGTGAAGTTCTCCGTGCGCGGACGCGACCTCGGCAGCACCATCGAGGAGGCGCGCGCCCGCGTCGCCAACGAGGTGACGCTGCCGCCGGGCTATCGGCTGGAGCTGGTCGGCGAGTTCAACAACATGAAGGGCGCGATCGCCCGCCTCTCCGTGACCGTGCCGATCGCGGTCGGCATCATCGCGATCCTGCTGTTCATGAACTTCTCGTCCGTGGTGGATTCGCTGCTCGCGCTCAGCGTGATCCCGATGGCGATGGCCGGCGGCATCCTGGCGCTCTCGCTGACCGGCACCTCGTTCAGCGTCTCGGCGGCGATCGGCTTCATCGCGCTGCTCGGCATCGCGGTGATGGACGGCATCATCGTGCTGTCCTTCTACAACGATCTCCTGGCTGCCGGCGTGCAGCGCGTGCCGGCGATGCTGCGCACCTGCTACACGCAGATGCGCCCCGTGGTGATGACCTGCGTCGTGGCCGGCGTCGGCTTGCTGCCCGCAGCCTTCTCCACCGGCGTCGGCTCGCAGGTGCAGAAGCCGCTGGCGCTGGTGGTGGTGGGCGGCATGGCGCTGGCCCCCCTGCTGATCCTGCTCGTGCTGCCGGTGCTGATCCTCACCTTCTCGCGGCGCAAGCCCGCCGCGCATTCCGAGGCCTCGGACCGGGTCGCAGCCGCGCAGGCGCATTCGCCCGCAGAGGCGCATTGA
- a CDS encoding RND efflux transporter, MFP subunit (Evidence 2b : Function from indirect experimental evidences (e.g. phenotypes); Product type t : transporter), which translates to MGGAHDDNLTPHRMRLRTQLLVACVLGAGAAAALWYGRPKEVDAAVPMPAAVTATAPGRFVLTESQLATVTTVAVEQRLFYEDIATEGKISVDEYRATPVFSPYAGRVITIFARSGERVRQGDKLFSLQANEMVQAQNDFLAALNVLNKTRSQLSYATNTEKRLHDLYDSRVTTLKELQTAQNDLTTAQNDAKTAEVGLEAVRNRLRILGLADDDMKALQTKGAINPETTINAPLSGTVIQRKIGPGQYINTGGSDPSYLIGDLGRVWIVAQLRETDAAKVDLGERIRFRVLAYPNQTFESRINYIGASVDPATRRIVVRAEVDNPKGLLKPEMYASVHIINERETVSRAVPRQSVIFEGDKARVWVLGAGNAVESRAVKTGFLDGNDIEVTEGLALGERVISKGALFIDGMTDQPG; encoded by the coding sequence ATGGGCGGGGCGCACGACGACAACCTGACGCCGCACAGGATGCGGCTGCGCACGCAACTTCTCGTTGCCTGCGTGCTGGGGGCAGGCGCGGCGGCCGCCCTCTGGTACGGCCGCCCGAAGGAAGTCGATGCCGCCGTGCCGATGCCGGCCGCCGTGACGGCCACCGCACCGGGGCGCTTCGTGCTCACCGAGAGCCAGCTTGCCACCGTCACCACCGTGGCGGTCGAGCAGCGGCTGTTCTACGAGGACATCGCCACCGAGGGGAAGATCAGCGTCGACGAGTACCGCGCGACGCCCGTCTTCTCACCCTATGCCGGCCGGGTCATCACCATCTTCGCCCGCTCCGGCGAGCGGGTGAGGCAGGGCGACAAGCTGTTCTCGCTCCAGGCCAACGAGATGGTCCAGGCGCAGAACGACTTCCTCGCGGCGCTGAACGTGCTCAACAAGACGCGCTCGCAGCTCTCCTACGCCACCAACACCGAGAAGCGCTTGCACGACCTCTACGATTCCCGCGTGACCACGCTGAAGGAATTGCAGACCGCGCAGAACGACCTCACGACGGCGCAGAACGACGCCAAGACGGCAGAGGTCGGCCTGGAGGCGGTGCGCAACCGCCTGCGCATCCTTGGGCTCGCCGACGACGACATGAAGGCGCTCCAGACCAAGGGCGCAATCAACCCCGAGACGACGATCAACGCGCCGCTCTCCGGCACCGTGATCCAGCGCAAGATCGGCCCGGGCCAGTACATCAACACCGGCGGCTCCGACCCCTCCTACCTCATCGGCGATCTCGGCCGGGTCTGGATCGTCGCGCAGTTGCGCGAGACCGATGCGGCCAAGGTCGATCTCGGCGAGCGCATCCGCTTCCGGGTGCTCGCCTACCCGAACCAGACCTTCGAGAGCCGCATCAACTACATCGGCGCCTCGGTCGATCCCGCCACCCGCCGCATCGTCGTGCGCGCCGAGGTCGACAATCCCAAGGGGCTCTTGAAGCCCGAGATGTATGCCAGCGTCCACATCATCAACGAGCGCGAGACCGTCTCCCGCGCCGTGCCGCGCCAATCGGTGATCTTCGAGGGCGACAAGGCGCGGGTCTGGGTGCTCGGCGCCGGCAACGCCGTCGAGAGCCGCGCGGTCAAGACCGGCTTCCTCGACGGCAACGACATCGAGGTCACGGAAGGGCTCGCGCTCGGCGAGCGGGTGATCTCGAAGGGCGCCCTGTTCATCGACGGCATGACCGACCAGCCCGGCTGA